The following proteins come from a genomic window of Triticum aestivum cultivar Chinese Spring chromosome 6A, IWGSC CS RefSeq v2.1, whole genome shotgun sequence:
- the LOC123131207 gene encoding F-box/LRR-repeat protein 14-like, which translates to MEGLPEALLAEILKRVTKTSDRNSLSLVSKQLCTVEAEHRDAIRVGRGLKPTIAALVSLFSRFPNLVKVEINYSGWKPSYRGQLKNQGLLVLSSHCPLLSDLALSFCTSIDDSGLGYLADCKSLMSLRLNHTPAVTSTGIFRVAVGCRHLSVLHLVDYTGVDNMEWLEYLGRYGSLRELVVKDCNGISQYDIIKFGPGWANLQKFEFENNGNYWMTGARDPSNVSGYPYSYDICCDSLKDLRLAHFRTQPEIGLLFLLGKCKALETLYLEYVIGINENEMIALFQRCSNLKTISLRLMPVRCEDYEFRTPLTDVSLKALALSCPMLQVVELTFTYCEHKYPTRIGFTQKGIVTLIQSCPIHTLLLDGANIFKDKGMKGLSSSRFLETLKLVNCRSVTDAGIGFIIQAPSLSSLILCECEKVTDDGMAALVRLQKLESLNVIGCCKVSEEGVQGAARSVHYAAEVERYDILKGIKLTQSWE; encoded by the coding sequence ATGGAGGGTCTCCCAGAGGCACTGCTTGCAGAGATCTTGAAGAGGGTTACCAAGACAAGTGATCGTAATTCTCTTTCCCTCGTGTCGAAGCAGCTGTGCACCGTCGAGGCAGAGCACAGGGATGCTATCCGTGTTGGCCGTGGACTCAAACCTACAATAGCAGCCTTGGTATCGCTGTTCTCCCGGTTCCCCAATTTGGTTAAAGTAGAGATAAATTATTCTGGATGGAAGCCCAGTTACAGGGGCCAGTTGAAAAACCAAGGCCTCCTTGTTCTATCATCTCACTGCCCCTTGCTGTCTGATCTTGCTTTAAGCTTCTGCACTTCCATTGATGACTCTGGTCTTGGTTATCTAGCTGACTGCAAAAGTTTGATGTCCCTCAGGCTGAACCACACACCAGCTGTCACTTCTACTGGGATTTTTCGGGTGGCGGTTGGTTGCAGGCATCTTTCGGTTCTCCACCTTGTTGACTATACGGGAGTAGACAACATGGAGTGGCTTGAGTACCTTGGGAGGTATGGATCGTTGAGGGAACTTGTTGTAAAGGATTGCAATGGAATCAGCCAGTATGACATCATAAAATTTGGTCCAGGATGGGCGAATCTCCAAAAATTTGAGTTCGAGAATAATGGAAATTACTGGATGACAGGGGCCCGTGACCCCTCCAACGTGTCTGGATACCCATATAGCTATGACATCTGCTGTGATAGTTTGAAGGACCTTAGGTTGGCTCATTTTAGAACTCAGCCAGAGATTGGACTTCTTTTTCTCCTGGGGAAGTGCAAAGCATTGGAGACACTTTACCTGGAGTATGTTATTGGTATAAATGAGAATGAGATGATTGCACTATTCCAGAGGTGCAGCAACCTTAAGACCATCTCACTTCGGCTTATGCCTGTGCGATGTGAAGATTATGAGTTTAGGACGCCACTGACTGATGTTAGCCTTAAGGCTCTAGCTCTCAGCTGCCCTATGCTTCAGGTTGTAGAGCTCACTTTCACATATTGCGAACACAAGTATCCTACCAGAATTGGCTTCACACAAAAGGGTATTGTGACGCTCATCCAATCTTGTCCAATTCACACTCTTTTGCTAGATGGTGCCAACATTTTTAAAGACAAGGGGATGAAGGGCCTCTCATCCTCGCGGTTCCTGGAGACACTCAAGCTCGTGAATTGCAGGTCTGTTACTGATGCTGGTATTGGTTTCATTATTCAGGCTCCTTCCTTGAGCAGTCTCATCCTCTGCGAATGTGAGAAAGTGACAGATGATGGAATGGCTGCGCTGGTACGTTTGCAGAAGTTGGAGTCCTTGAACGTTATAGGGTGTTGTAAGGTCTCTGAGGAGGGTGTCCAGGGTGCTGCCAGATCAGTTCACTACGCGGCAGAGGTGGAACGCTATGACATCCTAAAAGGAATAAAGCTCACTCAGTCTTGGGAGTAA
- the LOC123128812 gene encoding F-box/LRR-repeat protein 14, whose amino-acid sequence MEDLPEPLLAEIVKRITQTSDVNSLSLVSKQLCTVEAEHRDAIRIGRGLNPSTEALVSLFSRFPNLVKVEIDYSGWKSTDAEQLNNQGLYVLSSHCPSLSDLALSFCSYIDDTGLGYLSDCKKLRSLRLNRAPAVTSTGIFRVAVGCRYLSVLHLVDCKAVDNREWLEYFGRYGSLGELVVKDCDGISQYDLLKFGAGWANLQKFEFEINGDYFMLFAHDPSIVSGYPYSYDICCDSLKDLRLAHIITNEEIGLRFLLGKCKALETLYLEYVIGLHENEMISLFQRCSNLKTVALRLRPLRCEDFEYRTALTDASLKALAVSCPMLQVVELTFAFCDPDWPTEIGFTQEGILTLIQSCPIRALLLNGASILYDEGMKCLSSSPLLKKLELVDCCSITDAGMNFIIQAPCLRSLTLRQCNKVTDNGMAELARSQKLESLTVIGCRRISLKGVRGAAKTVRYSAEFESLESLKAINMNIK is encoded by the coding sequence ATGGAGGATCTCCCAGAGCCACTGCTTGCAGAGATCGTCAAGAGGATTACCCAGACAAGTGATGTTAATTCTCTTTCCCTTGTGTCGAAGCAGCTCTGCACCGTCGAGGCGGAGCACAGGGATGCTATCCGCATTGGCCGTGGACTCAATCCTTCAACAGAAGCCTTGGTATCTCTCTTCTCCCGGTTTCCCAATTTGGTGAAAGTAGAGATCGATTACTCTGGGTGGAAGTCTACTGACGCGGAGCAGTTGAACAACCAAGGCCTTTATGTTCTATCATCTCACTGCCCCTCGCTGTCTGATCTTGCTTTAAGCTTCTGCTCATACATCGACGACACTGGTCTTGGTTATCTATCTGACTGCAAAAAATTGAGGTCCCTCAGGCTGAACCGTGCACCAGCAGTCACTTCTACTGGGATTTTTCGGGTGGCGGTTGGTTGCAGGTATCTGTCAGTTCTCCACCTTGTTGACTGTAAGGCAGTAGACAACAGGGAGTGGCTTGAGTACTTTGGGAGGTATGGATCGTTGGGTGAACTTGTTGTAAAGGATTGTGATGGAATCAGCCAGTATGACCTCTTAAAGTTTGGCGCAGGATGGGCAAATCTCCAAAAGTTTGAGTTCGAGATTAATGGAGATTATTTCATGTTATTTGCTCATGATCCCTCCATCGTGTCTGGCTACCCATATAGCTATGACATCTGCTGTGATAGCTTGAAGGATCTTCGGTTGGCTCATATTATAACAAATGAAGAAATTGGACTTCGTTTTCTCCTGGGGAAGTGCAAAGCATTAGAGACACTTTACCTGGAGTATGTTATTGGTCTACATGAGAATGAGATGATTTCACTATTCCAGAGGTGCAGCAACCTTAAAACTGTCGCACTTCGACTCAGGCCTCTGCGCTGTGAAGATTTTGAGTATAGGACAGCACTGACTGATGCTAGCCTTAAGGCTCTAGCTGTTAGCTGCCCGATGCTTCAGGTTGTTGAGCTCACATTCGCATTTTGCGACCCCGATTGGCCTACTGAAATAGGTTTCACACAAGAGGGCATTTTGACGCTGATCCAATCTTGTCCAATTCGCGCTCTTTTGCTAAATGGTGCCAGCATTTTGTATGACGAGGGGATGAAGTGCCTCTCATCCTCACCGCTCCTGAAGAAGCTCGAGCTCGTGGACTGCTGCTCTATAACTGATGCTGGTATGAATTTCATTATTCAGGCTCCTTGCTTGAGGAGTCTCACACTCCGCCAATGCAATAAAGTAACAGACAATGGGATGGCTGAGCTGGCACGTTCACAGAAGTTGGAGTCACTGACCGTGATAGGCTGCCGCCGGATCTCTCTGAAGGGTGTGCGAGGGGCTGCCAAAACAGTTCGCTACTCTGCAGAGTTTGAAAGCCTAGAGAGTTTAAAAGCAATTAACATGAACATAAAATGA